In Nocardioides sp., the following proteins share a genomic window:
- a CDS encoding bifunctional [glutamine synthetase] adenylyltransferase/[glutamine synthetase]-adenylyl-L-tyrosine phosphorylase, producing MARDDGRALARTALARWGFADTQAARDRAVAMGEGIEPLLAIIGRTADPDAALINLERLAQALPDGAALLAELVDDEGTAMRLLSVLGASEALADHLVRHPEQWCDLTDSHLGSTRPAAFAVRAHLLQAVGADPLARTPVATLPDQQAMAALRVQYRRLLTRLAARDLAHHLGLDDAAAELSDLAAGTLEAALAIARQRVGERAHDVRLAVIAMGKCGAHELNYISDVDVIFVAEPAEGVDETVALKAGAQLAAHVITVCGDFTAEGTIWEVDAALRPEGKAGPLVRTMSSMRGYYERWAKTWEFQALLKARPVAGDLELGREFVAMVKPMVWSVAERDGFVADVQAMRRRVLDHIPANQAQRQLKLGSGGLRDVEFAVQLLQLVHGRGDDEIHEPTTLSALWALTRRGYVGREDGQAMHEAYEFLRTLEHRIQMHQLRRTHVVPDGEQALRRLGRSMGFFKDPVTELERAWAHHRLEVRRLHEKLFYRPLLSAVARIPGEGARLSTEAAEQRLSALGYADPKAALRHLEALTEGVSRTAAIQRTLLPVLLEWFADAPDPDAGLLGFRRISEALGTTHWYLKTLRDEGQVAERLAKILATSRYATDLLQREPEGVRLLGEDLQPSSAEALTTEMAAAASRQDDHEEAARAIRAIRRRELFRISAGDLDGVISIDDVGLGLTRLTDATLQATLDVSIRSVLAAKSLDSAPTRIAVVAMGRYGGFELSYGSDADVMFVHEPVAGADAHLAAQFAQAVAHELRRLLLLPATDPPLEVDADLRPEGKQGPLVRTLESYAAYYAKWSKVWEAQALLRADAIVGDIGLRERFTALIDPLRYPAEGLSRADLVEIRRIKARVDTERLPRGADPHTHLKLGRGGLADVEWTVQALQLQHAGEHPGLRTPRTLEALAVAVDVDLIAVEDAEQLASAWRLVSRVRNAITLVRGKPGDQLPRDTREKAAVAAVLGYPYGASDEMVNDYLRTTRRAHGVVERIFWG from the coding sequence GTGGCGCGTGACGACGGGCGTGCGCTCGCACGGACTGCGCTGGCGCGCTGGGGCTTCGCGGACACTCAGGCCGCCCGTGATCGGGCGGTCGCCATGGGCGAGGGGATCGAGCCGCTGCTGGCGATCATCGGACGCACCGCGGACCCGGATGCGGCCCTGATCAACCTCGAACGGCTCGCGCAGGCGCTGCCCGATGGCGCGGCACTACTGGCGGAGCTGGTCGACGACGAGGGCACTGCGATGCGGTTGCTCAGCGTCCTCGGGGCCAGTGAGGCACTCGCCGACCACCTCGTACGACATCCCGAGCAGTGGTGTGACCTCACCGACTCGCACCTCGGCTCCACGCGACCGGCAGCCTTCGCCGTACGGGCGCATCTGCTTCAAGCCGTCGGGGCAGACCCCCTTGCGAGGACTCCCGTCGCCACGCTGCCTGACCAGCAGGCGATGGCCGCGCTGCGGGTGCAGTACCGCCGGTTGCTGACGCGGCTCGCGGCACGTGATCTGGCCCATCACCTGGGTCTCGACGATGCCGCCGCCGAGCTCTCCGACCTGGCGGCGGGCACCCTGGAGGCAGCCCTCGCGATCGCGCGCCAGCGCGTGGGGGAGCGCGCCCACGACGTACGCCTGGCAGTGATCGCGATGGGCAAGTGCGGCGCCCACGAACTCAACTACATCAGCGATGTCGACGTGATCTTCGTGGCCGAACCCGCAGAGGGCGTCGACGAGACGGTGGCGTTGAAGGCCGGCGCTCAGCTCGCGGCGCACGTGATCACGGTGTGCGGCGACTTCACCGCCGAGGGCACGATCTGGGAGGTCGATGCGGCCCTTCGCCCGGAGGGCAAGGCGGGGCCGTTGGTCCGCACGATGTCGAGCATGCGCGGCTACTACGAGCGCTGGGCGAAGACCTGGGAGTTCCAGGCGCTGCTCAAGGCCAGACCCGTCGCCGGCGACCTGGAGTTGGGTCGCGAGTTCGTGGCGATGGTGAAGCCGATGGTGTGGAGTGTCGCTGAGCGCGACGGCTTCGTCGCCGACGTCCAAGCGATGCGGCGCCGGGTCCTGGATCACATCCCGGCGAACCAGGCTCAGCGACAACTCAAACTCGGCTCAGGTGGCCTGCGCGACGTGGAGTTCGCGGTGCAGTTGCTCCAACTGGTGCATGGACGCGGCGACGACGAGATCCACGAGCCGACCACGCTGAGCGCGCTGTGGGCGCTGACGCGGCGTGGCTACGTCGGCCGCGAGGACGGCCAGGCGATGCACGAGGCGTACGAGTTCTTGCGCACGTTGGAACATCGCATCCAGATGCATCAGCTGCGGCGTACGCACGTGGTGCCGGACGGCGAGCAGGCGCTGCGCCGTCTGGGCCGGTCGATGGGCTTCTTCAAGGATCCGGTCACCGAACTGGAACGGGCGTGGGCACACCATCGCCTGGAGGTCCGCCGCCTGCACGAGAAGCTCTTCTATCGCCCGTTGCTTTCGGCGGTCGCACGCATCCCCGGTGAGGGTGCGCGCCTGTCGACCGAGGCTGCCGAGCAGCGACTGTCCGCGCTCGGGTACGCCGACCCGAAGGCGGCGCTGCGCCACCTCGAAGCACTGACCGAGGGCGTCAGCCGTACCGCCGCGATCCAGCGGACCCTGCTGCCGGTGCTGCTCGAGTGGTTCGCGGATGCGCCGGATCCCGACGCCGGGCTGCTCGGGTTCCGTCGGATCTCCGAGGCATTGGGCACGACGCACTGGTATCTCAAGACGTTGCGCGACGAGGGGCAGGTCGCCGAACGTCTCGCGAAGATCCTGGCTACCTCGCGCTATGCCACCGATCTGTTGCAGCGCGAGCCCGAAGGCGTACGCCTGCTCGGTGAGGACCTCCAGCCGTCCAGTGCCGAGGCATTGACCACAGAGATGGCCGCGGCAGCGTCGCGACAAGACGACCACGAGGAGGCGGCGCGCGCGATTCGGGCGATCCGGCGCCGCGAGCTCTTCCGGATCAGCGCCGGTGACCTGGATGGCGTGATCTCGATCGATGATGTGGGGCTGGGGCTGACTCGTCTGACCGATGCCACCTTGCAAGCCACCCTGGACGTCTCCATCCGCTCCGTCCTGGCCGCGAAATCCTTGGACTCCGCACCGACTCGGATCGCTGTGGTCGCGATGGGTCGCTATGGCGGCTTCGAACTGTCGTACGGCAGTGATGCCGACGTGATGTTCGTCCACGAACCCGTCGCAGGTGCAGACGCGCACCTCGCCGCGCAGTTCGCCCAGGCGGTCGCGCACGAGTTGCGCCGCCTGTTGTTGTTGCCCGCCACCGATCCGCCGCTGGAGGTCGACGCGGATCTGCGTCCCGAGGGCAAGCAGGGGCCCCTGGTCCGCACGCTGGAGTCGTACGCCGCCTATTACGCGAAGTGGTCGAAGGTGTGGGAGGCGCAGGCGCTGCTGCGAGCCGATGCGATCGTCGGCGACATCGGGCTGCGCGAGCGCTTCACCGCCCTGATCGACCCGCTGCGCTATCCCGCCGAGGGGTTGTCGCGCGCCGACCTCGTCGAGATCCGTCGGATCAAGGCGCGTGTCGACACCGAACGGCTGCCCCGCGGCGCGGACCCGCACACCCATCTGAAACTTGGTCGTGGGGGACTGGCCGACGTCGAGTGGACGGTGCAGGCATTGCAACTCCAGCACGCCGGTGAGCACCCCGGCCTTCGTACGCCGCGCACGCTCGAAGCCTTGGCGGTCGCGGTCGACGTGGACCTGATCGCCGTCGAGGATGCGGAGCAACTGGCTTCGGCTTGGCGGCTGGTCAGCCGGGTCCGCAACGCGATCACGTTGGTGCGCGGCAAGCCCGGCGACCAACTGCCCCGCGACACCCGCGAGAAGGCAGCGGTCGCGGCCGTCTTGGGCTACCCGTACGGCGCGTCGGACGAGATGGTCAACGACTACCTGCGTACGACGCGGCGCGCGCATGGGGTTGTGGAGCGGATCTTCTGGGGATGA
- a CDS encoding type 1 glutamine amidotransferase yields the protein MTTPQQRPSYAPRVLVIQHEDDDPAHLFGQWMRAAGAEVVSIRAYLDEPVPESMTGIDALLVMGGAMGANDDAAHPWLTATKELIRQAVEHRIPTLGICLGHQLGAVALGGVVNKNPRGKQFGLIPVGWTDAARDDALLSAAPLHARALQWNDDVVVQAPPDAVVLAQTEHAEIQALRFAPAAWGLQWHPEVDADLIAPWIQSDPGVRDKESARHVVAQVHAARDELRATWQPVAERLVDLAKQRS from the coding sequence GTGACCACTCCACAGCAACGGCCGTCGTACGCCCCGCGCGTGCTGGTCATCCAGCACGAGGACGACGACCCCGCACACCTGTTCGGCCAGTGGATGCGGGCGGCGGGTGCCGAAGTCGTCAGCATCCGGGCCTACCTCGACGAGCCCGTACCCGAGTCGATGACCGGAATCGACGCACTGCTGGTCATGGGTGGTGCGATGGGCGCCAACGACGACGCCGCGCACCCGTGGCTCACCGCGACCAAGGAGCTGATCCGTCAGGCCGTCGAGCATCGGATCCCGACCCTGGGGATCTGCCTTGGGCATCAGCTCGGCGCGGTGGCGTTGGGCGGCGTCGTGAACAAGAACCCGCGCGGCAAACAGTTCGGCCTGATCCCGGTGGGCTGGACCGACGCCGCGCGCGACGATGCGTTGTTGAGCGCGGCACCGCTACACGCGCGGGCCCTGCAATGGAACGACGACGTGGTCGTCCAGGCGCCACCGGATGCCGTGGTGTTGGCGCAGACCGAGCACGCGGAGATCCAGGCGTTGCGGTTTGCGCCAGCCGCATGGGGCCTGCAATGGCATCCGGAGGTGGACGCCGACCTGATCGCGCCCTGGATCCAAAGCGATCCAGGGGTCCGCGACAAGGAGTCCGCCAGGCATGTCGTCGCGCAGGTGCATGCCGCACGCGACGAGTTGCGGGCCACCTGGCAGCCGGTCGCGGAGCGTTTGGTCGACCTGGCGAAGCAGAGGAGTTGA
- a CDS encoding glutamine synthetase family protein: MGKQEDFVLRALEERDVRFVRLWFTDVLGFLKSVSVAPAELEGAFEEGIGFDGSAIEGFARVYESDMLAHPDPATFQILPWRGGQDGGPATARMFCDIVMPDGSPSYADPRHVLKRALGKAADAGFTFYTHPEIEFYLLKDMPEKGAEPVPVDRSGFFDHTAQSRGSDFRREAITMLESMGISVEFSHHEGGPGQQEIDLRYADALSTADNIMTFRTVVREVALSQDIWASFMPKPFTDHPGSGMHTHLSLFEGDRNAFFEAGAEYQLSKTGRGFIAGILHHAAEITAVTNQWVNSYKRLLGGGEAPSSICWGHNNRSAMVRVPMYKPNKGQSTRVELRSIDPACNPYLAYAVILEAGMKGIEEGYELPPEAEDDVWTLTEKERKALGIDALPKSLYDAIAVAERSELLAETLGEHVYDFFLRNKRKEWEEYRVQVSAYERDRMMSVL, encoded by the coding sequence ATGGGCAAGCAGGAAGACTTCGTACTGCGCGCGCTCGAGGAGCGCGACGTCAGATTCGTACGCCTCTGGTTCACCGACGTGCTGGGCTTCCTCAAGTCCGTCAGCGTGGCGCCGGCCGAACTCGAAGGAGCTTTCGAGGAAGGGATCGGCTTCGACGGCTCCGCGATCGAAGGCTTCGCGCGCGTCTATGAGTCCGACATGCTCGCACACCCCGACCCGGCGACCTTCCAGATCCTGCCCTGGCGCGGCGGCCAGGACGGCGGTCCCGCCACCGCGCGGATGTTCTGCGACATCGTGATGCCGGACGGCAGCCCCTCGTACGCCGACCCCCGCCACGTCCTCAAACGCGCGCTCGGCAAGGCTGCGGATGCGGGTTTCACCTTCTACACACACCCCGAGATCGAGTTCTATCTGCTCAAGGACATGCCTGAGAAGGGTGCCGAGCCAGTGCCGGTCGACAGGTCCGGCTTCTTCGATCACACCGCCCAATCCCGCGGATCCGACTTCCGGCGAGAAGCGATCACGATGCTGGAATCGATGGGAATCTCGGTCGAGTTCAGCCATCACGAAGGCGGCCCCGGTCAGCAGGAGATCGACCTGCGTTATGCCGACGCCCTCTCGACGGCCGACAACATCATGACCTTCCGTACGGTCGTACGCGAGGTGGCGCTGAGCCAGGACATCTGGGCCTCGTTCATGCCCAAGCCGTTCACCGACCACCCCGGCTCGGGCATGCACACCCACCTTTCGCTCTTCGAGGGTGACCGCAACGCGTTCTTCGAGGCCGGCGCCGAATACCAGCTCTCCAAGACCGGTCGCGGGTTCATCGCCGGGATCCTGCACCACGCCGCCGAGATCACCGCGGTGACCAACCAGTGGGTCAACTCCTACAAGCGCCTGCTCGGAGGCGGCGAGGCGCCGTCCTCGATCTGCTGGGGGCACAACAACCGCTCGGCGATGGTGCGCGTGCCGATGTACAAGCCCAACAAGGGCCAGTCCACTCGTGTCGAGCTGCGCTCGATCGACCCGGCCTGCAACCCCTACCTGGCGTACGCCGTGATCCTCGAGGCGGGCATGAAAGGCATCGAGGAGGGCTATGAGTTGCCGCCCGAGGCCGAGGACGACGTGTGGACGTTGACGGAGAAGGAGCGCAAGGCGCTCGGCATCGACGCCCTGCCCAAGAGCCTGTACGACGCGATCGCGGTGGCCGAACGCTCCGAGCTGCTCGCCGAGACCCTGGGGGAGCACGTCTACGACTTCTTCTTGCGCAACAAGCGCAAGGAGTGGGAGGAATACCGCGTGCAGGTCTCGGCGTACGAGCGTGACCGGATGATGTCGGTGCTGTGA
- a CDS encoding universal stress protein, producing the protein MTEPERPYTVVVGVSATSKSPAALRWAAAQAEANDGVLICVRTWRPSAPAATTAGVQAVSGQTTSAAEVEARRQLEEDVAQTLGHDHDAEVYLLRAGKRRGLLVASSQADLLVMDAPRRPSTAPLLAHRVIAVATCPVVVMPPALQGGRSSATAKAGRAFGRALLEAGGRAGRPGYRPPARPRT; encoded by the coding sequence ATGACCGAACCCGAGCGTCCCTACACCGTCGTCGTCGGCGTGAGCGCGACCTCGAAGTCGCCGGCGGCACTGCGCTGGGCCGCCGCCCAGGCTGAGGCCAACGACGGGGTGCTGATCTGCGTACGCACGTGGCGACCCTCAGCCCCGGCAGCGACAACGGCCGGGGTCCAGGCCGTGTCCGGCCAGACGACGTCTGCCGCGGAGGTCGAGGCTCGTCGACAACTCGAGGAGGACGTGGCACAAACACTCGGTCACGACCATGACGCCGAGGTCTATTTGTTGCGCGCCGGCAAGCGGCGCGGCCTGCTGGTCGCCTCCTCGCAGGCGGACCTGCTCGTGATGGACGCGCCGCGCCGGCCGAGCACCGCTCCCCTGCTCGCGCACCGGGTCATCGCGGTAGCGACCTGCCCCGTCGTCGTCATGCCTCCGGCGTTGCAAGGTGGCCGGAGCAGCGCTACGGCGAAGGCCGGACGAGCCTTCGGCCGCGCCCTGCTGGAGGCGGGGGGCCGTGCGGGGCGGCCTGGCTACCGGCCGCCCGCACGCCCACGCACGTGA
- a CDS encoding MFS transporter gives MSPAPVGARLWTWAVLLGLTGQLAWAIENMYLNVFVYDTITDSPTVLAVLVASSAIAATVATLLAGAASDRRGRRKEFIAIGYVLWGLSTLGFGFLDDAPRLLPGVNAVTVAIVAVILLDCLMSALGATANDAAFNSWITDSTDPTNRGRVDGVLAMLPLLAMLLVFGALDPLTRDGQWRLFFAIVGGLTTLVGLIAWMGLRDTATPRPSGTYVSSVLHGLRPSTARQHPRLYLTLAAWAVLGISTQVFLPFLIIYVQRYLDIEAYAVVLAAVLLGAALASVLGGRVLDRVGPTRALLPVVALYVTGLLAMYFARGMVPVILAGIVTMSGMMLAIAALSATVRNHTPADRVGQVQGLRMVAAVLLPMVVGPFLGAAVIAGANETYVDLGVTKTVPTPWVFPTSAVVVLLIIWPVTRLRRVETPA, from the coding sequence ATGTCACCTGCCCCGGTCGGAGCCCGCCTCTGGACATGGGCGGTGCTCCTCGGTCTCACCGGTCAACTCGCCTGGGCGATCGAGAACATGTACCTCAACGTGTTCGTCTACGACACGATCACCGACTCCCCCACAGTGCTCGCGGTCCTCGTCGCCTCCAGCGCCATCGCCGCGACCGTCGCGACCCTGCTCGCCGGGGCCGCGTCCGACCGACGCGGTCGGCGCAAGGAGTTCATCGCGATCGGGTACGTCCTGTGGGGTCTGTCCACGCTCGGCTTCGGATTCCTCGACGACGCTCCCCGGCTACTCCCGGGAGTGAACGCGGTCACGGTCGCGATCGTGGCAGTCATCCTGCTCGACTGTCTGATGAGCGCGCTCGGCGCGACGGCCAACGACGCAGCGTTCAACTCGTGGATCACCGACTCGACCGACCCCACCAATCGCGGTCGAGTCGACGGCGTCTTGGCGATGCTGCCGCTGCTGGCCATGCTCCTGGTCTTCGGTGCCCTCGACCCGCTCACCCGCGACGGCCAGTGGCGCCTCTTCTTCGCAATTGTCGGCGGTCTGACCACCCTGGTCGGCCTGATCGCCTGGATGGGCCTTCGCGACACGGCCACACCGCGGCCCAGCGGCACGTACGTCTCGTCGGTCCTGCACGGCTTGCGTCCTAGCACCGCGCGCCAGCATCCGCGTCTCTACCTCACGCTCGCCGCCTGGGCCGTGCTGGGGATCAGCACCCAGGTGTTCTTGCCGTTCCTGATCATCTACGTCCAGCGCTATCTCGACATCGAGGCGTACGCAGTAGTGCTCGCCGCCGTGCTCCTCGGCGCCGCCCTCGCCAGTGTGCTCGGTGGTCGGGTGCTCGACCGAGTCGGCCCCACTCGTGCGCTCCTGCCCGTGGTCGCGCTCTATGTCACCGGACTCCTGGCGATGTATTTCGCGCGCGGGATGGTCCCGGTGATCCTGGCCGGCATCGTGACCATGTCGGGGATGATGCTCGCGATCGCCGCCCTCTCGGCGACCGTACGCAACCACACGCCTGCCGATCGGGTCGGTCAGGTGCAGGGTTTGCGGATGGTGGCCGCGGTGCTGCTGCCGATGGTGGTCGGCCCGTTCCTGGGCGCCGCGGTCATCGCCGGTGCCAACGAGACGTACGTCGACCTCGGGGTGACCAAGACCGTGCCCACACCGTGGGTCTTTCCGACCTCTGCTGTCGTGGTGCTCCTGATCATCTGGCCGGTGACGCGACTGCGTCGGGTGGAGACGCCCGCATGA